The Drosophila mauritiana strain mau12 chromosome 2R, ASM438214v1, whole genome shotgun sequence genome has a segment encoding these proteins:
- the LOC117136074 gene encoding uncharacterized protein LOC117136074: MSVPFSGALRRSGGIVSAIGKQLKSVNLKGVKRITVQFDPFAENVKSTREFLFLLSTPKVAATNPKCVVKPEIVCDRQPANIKFALIDSAQEQAKVKEIRFNSDNLNTLELLQLCNKHVSSLAPPEEVTNKVLTKAEKQKLAGGAGGGKKATKKK, from the exons atgtCTGTGCCTTTCAGTGGCGCATTGCGGCGTTCCGGCGGCATTGTGTCCGCCATTGGCAAGCAGCTGAAGAGCGTGAATTTGAAGGGCGTCAAGCGGATAACCGTGCAGTTCGATCCATTCGCGGAAAACGTCAAGTCCACACG GGAATTCCTCTTCCTGCTCTCCACACCCAAAGTGGCAGCCACGAATCCCAAGTGTGTGGTCAAGCCGGAAATCGTCTGCGATCGCCAGCCGGCCAACATTAAGTTTGCCCTGATTGATTCAGCGCAAG AACAAGCCAAAGTCAAGGAGATCCGCTTTAACAGCGATAACCTAAACACACtagagctgctgcagctgtgCAACAAGCACGTGTCCAGCTTGGCACCGCCCGAGGAGGTCACCAACAAGGTCCTGACCAAGGCGGAGAAACAGAAGCTAGCAGGAGGCGCCGGCGGCGGAAAGAAGGCAACCAAGAAGAAGTAA
- the LOC117136076 gene encoding uncharacterized protein LOC117136076: MVRKHKGTLAVIEKIYQDIPAFSDIFTEESFYMFAFCFVCATILVAFILSRFITIKPVDF; encoded by the coding sequence ATGGTGAGGAAGCACAAAGGAACACTGGCGGTGATCGAGAAGATCTACCAGGATATACCCGCCTTCTCCGACATCTTCACCGAGGAGAGCTTCTACATGTTCGCCTTCTGTTTCGTGTGCGCCACCATTCTGGTGGCCTTCATTCTCTCCAGGTTCATCACCATCAAGCCCGTCGATTTCTGA
- the LOC117136069 gene encoding proteasomal ubiquitin receptor ADRM1 homolog isoform X2, giving the protein MFGRQSGLGSSSNSSNLVEFRAGRMNMVGKMVHPDPRKGLVYMTQSDDGLMHFCWKDRTSGKVEDDLIVFPDDFEYKRVDQCKTGRVYVLKFKSSTRRMFFWMQEPKTDKDDEQCRRINELLNNPPSAHQRGGGGSNDGDLQYMLNNMSQQQLMQLFGGVGQMGGLSSLLGQMNSRTPSSRNTSSSGGGGASALQTPENVSVPRTPSAPSKSGSSRSSSNVNSQVGEGAGSSVDADAPGRSLNIDLSTALPGADAINQIIADPEHVKTLIVHLPESEDADDDRKQQIKDNITSPQFQQALAQFSSVLQSAQLGPVIKQFELSNEAVAAAFSGNLEDFVRALEKSLPPGATMGGEPSASEKKSSDPETPTSVARDENTDPAAEKQEEKQK; this is encoded by the exons ATGTTCGGAAGACAAAGTGGACTGGGTAGttccagcaacagcagcaacctGGTGGAGTTCCGCGCAGGCCGCATGAACATGGTGGGCAAGATGGTGCATCCGGATCCGCGCAAGGGCCTGGTCTACATGACCCAGAGTGACGATGGCCTGATGCACTTCTGCTGGAAGGATCGCACCTCCGGCAAGGTGGAGGACGATCTCATCGTCTTCCCCGACGACTTCGAGTACAAGCGCGTGGATCAGTGCAAAACGGGCCGTGTCTATGTGCTCAAGTTCAAGTCATCGACACGCCGCATGTTCTTCTGGATGCAGGAGCCCAAGACGGACAAGGACGACGAGCAGTGCCGCCGCATCAACGAGCTGCTGAACAACCCACCATCCGCCCACCAACGCGGCGGGGGCGGCAGCAACGACGGCGACCTCCAGTACATGCTCAACAACatgtcgcagcagcagctgatgCAGCTCTTCGGCGGCGTTGGCCAGATGGGTGGTCTCAGCTCGCTGCTGGGCCAAATGAA CTCCCGTACGCCCTCGTCGCGCAACACCTCCTCATCGGGTGGCGGTGGGGCATCGGCCTTGCAGACGCCCGAAAATGTCAGTGTGCCGCGCACTCCGAGCGCTCCATCGAAATCgggcagcagccgcagcagcagcaatgtGAACTCGCAGGTCGGCGAAGGTGCCGGCTCCTCCGTTGATGCGGATGCCCCCG GACGATCCCTGAATATTGACCTATCGACGGCCCTACCCGGCGCCGATGCCATCAATCAGATAATTGCCGATCCGGAGCATGTCAAGACGCTGATCGTGCACCTGCCCGAGTCGGAGGATGCGGACGATGATCGCAAGCAGCAGATCAAGGACAACATCACCTCCCCTCAGTTCCAGCAAGCTCTGGCCCAGTTCTCCAGTGTCCTACAGTCGGCCCAGCTGGGTCCAGTGATCAAGCAATTCGAGTTGTCCAACGAAGCAGTGGCCGCCGCCTTCTCTGGCAATCTGGAGGACTTTGTGCGCGCTCTGGAGAAGAGCCTGCCCCCCGGTGCCACCATGGGTGGCGAACCCTCCGCCAGCGAGAAGAAGAGCAGCGATCCCGAGACCCCAACTTCAGTGGCCCGCGATGAGAACACAGATCCCGCTGCCGAAAAACAGGAGGAGAAGCAAAAATAG
- the LOC117136069 gene encoding proteasomal ubiquitin receptor ADRM1 homolog isoform X1 produces MFGRQSGLGSSSNSSNLVEFRAGRMNMVGKMVHPDPRKGLVYMTQSDDGLMHFCWKDRTSGKVEDDLIVFPDDFEYKRVDQCKTGRVYVLKFKSSTRRMFFWMQEPKTDKDDEQCRRINELLNNPPSAHQRGGGGSNDGDLQYMLNNMSQQQLMQLFGGVGQMGGLSSLLGQMNSRTPSSRNTSSSGGGGASALQTPENVSVPRTPSAPSKSGSSRSSSNVNSQVGEGAGSSVDADAPGKNSTTSTTTASKSTGAYANPFQAYLSNLSPEHGAGRSLNIDLSTALPGADAINQIIADPEHVKTLIVHLPESEDADDDRKQQIKDNITSPQFQQALAQFSSVLQSAQLGPVIKQFELSNEAVAAAFSGNLEDFVRALEKSLPPGATMGGEPSASEKKSSDPETPTSVARDENTDPAAEKQEEKQK; encoded by the exons ATGTTCGGAAGACAAAGTGGACTGGGTAGttccagcaacagcagcaacctGGTGGAGTTCCGCGCAGGCCGCATGAACATGGTGGGCAAGATGGTGCATCCGGATCCGCGCAAGGGCCTGGTCTACATGACCCAGAGTGACGATGGCCTGATGCACTTCTGCTGGAAGGATCGCACCTCCGGCAAGGTGGAGGACGATCTCATCGTCTTCCCCGACGACTTCGAGTACAAGCGCGTGGATCAGTGCAAAACGGGCCGTGTCTATGTGCTCAAGTTCAAGTCATCGACACGCCGCATGTTCTTCTGGATGCAGGAGCCCAAGACGGACAAGGACGACGAGCAGTGCCGCCGCATCAACGAGCTGCTGAACAACCCACCATCCGCCCACCAACGCGGCGGGGGCGGCAGCAACGACGGCGACCTCCAGTACATGCTCAACAACatgtcgcagcagcagctgatgCAGCTCTTCGGCGGCGTTGGCCAGATGGGTGGTCTCAGCTCGCTGCTGGGCCAAATGAA CTCCCGTACGCCCTCGTCGCGCAACACCTCCTCATCGGGTGGCGGTGGGGCATCGGCCTTGCAGACGCCCGAAAATGTCAGTGTGCCGCGCACTCCGAGCGCTCCATCGAAATCgggcagcagccgcagcagcagcaatgtGAACTCGCAGGTCGGCGAAGGTGCCGGCTCCTCCGTTGATGCGGATGCCCCCGGTAAGAACTCAACCACATCGACCACAACGGCGTCAAAATCGACCGGAGCCTATGCCAATCCATTCCAAGCCTACTTATCCAATCTCTCCCCCGAACATGGCGCAGGACGATCCCTGAATATTGACCTATCGACGGCCCTACCCGGCGCCGATGCCATCAATCAGATAATTGCCGATCCGGAGCATGTCAAGACGCTGATCGTGCACCTGCCCGAGTCGGAGGATGCGGACGATGATCGCAAGCAGCAGATCAAGGACAACATCACCTCCCCTCAGTTCCAGCAAGCTCTGGCCCAGTTCTCCAGTGTCCTACAGTCGGCCCAGCTGGGTCCAGTGATCAAGCAATTCGAGTTGTCCAACGAAGCAGTGGCCGCCGCCTTCTCTGGCAATCTGGAGGACTTTGTGCGCGCTCTGGAGAAGAGCCTGCCCCCCGGTGCCACCATGGGTGGCGAACCCTCCGCCAGCGAGAAGAAGAGCAGCGATCCCGAGACCCCAACTTCAGTGGCCCGCGATGAGAACACAGATCCCGCTGCCGAAAAACAGGAGGAGAAGCAAAAATAG